The segment CTCAGCCGGTTCTCGTTGACGGCGAGGCGAAACACGGCCGTCAGCAACAGCAGGAAGAGGACGGTCAAGGCGATGGTCGCGACGAGGAAGGGCCGCGAATTCCAGGGACGAAGCGTCACTTGAACTGCAGCGACTTGAGCTGCCAGACCCAGCGATCGTGCAATTTGCGGTTCTGCAGTTCGGGGACCTGGTCGCGCGGATAAACGATCCAGACCGGGCCCTTGTCGCTCACCTGCATCTGCTGGCCATTCATGGTGGTGGCCAGCAACACGTCATAGTCGAGGAAGTCGCTGATCGGGACTTCGACCATGTAATCATTAAGCGCCGTGGCCATGACCGTTTCGCCCTTGGCTTCGACGCGCTCGATGACGGTGCGGGCCAGGACGCCCTCGAAGGTCTGGACGCCATCGGTCCAGGGCGTGCTGGTTTCCAGCGTGGCGAGGCCGAGATCGGCCAGCATGTCGCGGTCGAATGCCGCGCCTTCCGGCGTGTTGGTGACGCCGAGATTGCCGCTGACCAGGAGGATCACGTCGCCCTGCGGCGCAGGCAGGGGTTCTGCTGCCTGGATGCCCGAAGCAGCAAACAGGCAGGCAGCGGCCAAGGCACAAGAGGCAAAGGCATTGCGCGCGATCTTTTGGGGTGCGCGCGGACGAGACATCCCTTCTGGAAAATACATGGTTCGCCCCAATTAACTTAGAAAGCGACTGTTTACGCCTTCATGTGCGGGATCGCACGTGGAATCTGTATTCGCCGGGAGAAAGTTTTTGCCTGACGGTTTGGTGCAGAATAGATTCCTGTTTTTGCAATAAATACCGGGCTGCTGTTAGAATATTCGCTGGCTGGCCTGGCTGGATATTGTTCTGAATTTATGCTCTCTGGAGGCGGTCTCCCTGGCGTCCCCTCCAAATGAGTGGGGAAGTCGGCTCTCTGCTTCTCTATCAGGCTCCGCGACGCGCTGCCCAGGTGGCGATGTTGATGGAGCTGAAGAGATGAATGTGCATGTACGGGGCGCGGCCCCCAAGACTATGCCGGTCCAAATGCAAGAGGTCGAGGCGTTGGCCTCGCGGTTGAGCGGCCGTCTGGTCGTTGCCAAGCACCCGGACTATGACAGCTTGCGCAGCCTCGCGCATGGCAATTGGGATCATCATCCGCTGTTTGTAGCGCGCGTGGCCAATGCAGCCGACGTGGCCGATGTGATCGACTTTGCCCGCCACAAGCGCCTGCCGGTTGCCGTCAGGAGCGGTGGTCATTCGGTCTGTGGTCACAGCGGCACCGACGGTGGCGTGGTGATCGACCTGCGCGACCTGCAGGGGATCGAGGTCGATCTCGACGCCATGACGGTCTGGGCCGGTAGCGGCCTCACGACGGGTCAGCTGACCGAGGTGCTGGATCGCGACAAGGTGGTCGTGGGGTTCGGTGATACCGGGAGCGTCGGGATCGGTGGCATCACGCTGGGTGGTGGCCTGGGCTATATGACGCGCAAGCTGGGCCTGACCATGGACGCGCTGATCGGCGCCGAGCTGGTGACGGCCATGGGCGACATCCTGACCGTGACCGAGGCGAGCTATCCGGACCTGTTCTGGGCCCTGCGGGGCGGTGGTGGCAATTTCGGCGTGGTGACGCGCTTCTGCTATCGGCTGCATGATCTGCCCGAATTCACGGGCGGTCCGCTGGTGCTGCCCGCGACGGCGGAAGCGCTGGCCGGCTTCGTCAAGGCGGCCAAGGCAGCGCCGGACGAGCTGTCGACCATCCTGCTCGCCATGCCCGCTCCGCCCATGCCGTTCCTGCCGCCGGAGATTGTGGGGCAGACGGTGCTGATCGGCATGATGGCCTATGCCGGTCCGAGCGAGGAGGCACAGCTGGCCCTGGCGCCGTTCCGGGCGCTGGCAGAACCGATTGCCGACCTGGTGCGACCGGGACCCTATGGCATGATGTATCTGCCCGAAGATCCGATGATGAAGGCCAGTGTTTCGATACGGACCTTGTTCAAGAACGACCTCGATGTCGCCGAGGCAGGCGAAATCCTCCGGCGGCTGGAGGATTGCGATGCGCCCATGTGCATGGCGCAGGTCCGGGTGCTGGGCGGTGCGGCGGGGCGGATTCCGGCGGAGGCGACGGCCTATGCGCATCGCGACGCCAAGATGCTGGTCGGCTTTCTGGCCATGGATGGG is part of the uncultured Devosia sp. genome and harbors:
- a CDS encoding molybdopterin-dependent oxidoreductase, which encodes MYFPEGMSRPRAPQKIARNAFASCALAAACLFAASGIQAAEPLPAPQGDVILLVSGNLGVTNTPEGAAFDRDMLADLGLATLETSTPWTDGVQTFEGVLARTVIERVEAKGETVMATALNDYMVEVPISDFLDYDVLLATTMNGQQMQVSDKGPVWIVYPRDQVPELQNRKLHDRWVWQLKSLQFK
- a CDS encoding FAD-binding oxidoreductase yields the protein MQEVEALASRLSGRLVVAKHPDYDSLRSLAHGNWDHHPLFVARVANAADVADVIDFARHKRLPVAVRSGGHSVCGHSGTDGGVVIDLRDLQGIEVDLDAMTVWAGSGLTTGQLTEVLDRDKVVVGFGDTGSVGIGGITLGGGLGYMTRKLGLTMDALIGAELVTAMGDILTVTEASYPDLFWALRGGGGNFGVVTRFCYRLHDLPEFTGGPLVLPATAEALAGFVKAAKAAPDELSTILLAMPAPPMPFLPPEIVGQTVLIGMMAYAGPSEEAQLALAPFRALAEPIADLVRPGPYGMMYLPEDPMMKASVSIRTLFKNDLDVAEAGEILRRLEDCDAPMCMAQVRVLGGAAGRIPAEATAYAHRDAKMLVGFLAMDGNAADAVRHDGWAEGCVAAIGGAKRGTYVNFLADEGEDMIRACYPDKTWQRLGRVKRFYDPGNLFRLNHNVPPTTA